The stretch of DNA AAGACCCGGAGAAACTGCCATGAACAGGGAGCGGGCAGTCTGGCTGCTGAACAGATTGCGGGCCATGGGACCTCTTGAAATCCTTCGGCGTTGTCGCAATGAGCTTTATGCCTTTGCTCAGGGCCGTGGATATCTGCTTGCTCCAGATCCGCCTGTCCCGGATTTCAGTCGCAGGTCCGCTGTTTTTGTTCCTGAAACTGAGGGCATGGATGCTGCCGAGATCCTGCGTGTTGCTGACCGTCTGCTGGATCAGGGTATGGATGTATTCACTCTTACCGGGATTGAGTGCGTTAATCCGCAATGGAATCGCGATCCGTTCACGGGAATTGATGCACCGCTGAACTTCGGTAAAAAAATCAATTTCAAAGACCGCAACCTGTGCGGAGACATCAAATATCTCTGGGAGCCGGGCAGATTTCTGCAGGCTGTTCCCCCGGCTCTTGCATGGCGTGTCAGCGGGAATGAAAAATATCTTCGTGCAGTGCGATCCATGATTGAATCATGGCTGGAGCAATGTCCGTACATGCTGGGCGTGCACTGGGCCAGCTCCCTTGAGCTGGGCATCAGGCTTATAAACTGGAGTCTGGCCTGGCAGTATGTTGGAGGGCTTGAGTCCCCAATGTTTGAAGGGGAACAGGGGCGGGCTTTCCGGGATCGCTGGCTTAAATCCATCCATCAGCATCTTCATTTTATCAACGGCTGGTACTCGCAGGGGTCGTCAGCCAATAACCATCTCATCGGTGAAGCTGCCGGGGTTTTCATCGGTTGCTGCACATGGCCGTTCCGGGATGGATGCGGGAGCTGGAAAAAGCGTGCTCTTGGGATTCTTGAAACGCAGGCGCGCAAGCAGGTCTGGCCCGATGGGGCAGGCAAGGAGCAGACCCTTTCCTACCAACGTTTTGTGCTTGATTTTATGGTTCTTGCCCATGCGGCTTCACCGCAATCTTATTCAGAAGAATATTGCGCAATTCTTGAACGGATGGCCGGATTTATCCATGCCATGAGCGATGAACACGGTAATGCGCCCATGATCGGCGATGCTGATGACGGGCTGGTCTGCGGTCTTTCCCTCATACCGGGTAATATTTTGTCCCCGGCTAGGCCGTGCGATACGGAGTTGCAGGACTCTTTTCCGCAGGGCGGATACCATATTTTCCGTGATGAACAGGCCGGACTGTTCGCGGTGGTTGATTGCGGCCCCTTGGGGTTCGGCTCACTTGCCGCCCATGGACATGCGGATGCACTGTCGTTGTATCTTGCTGTCGGCGGTGTTGAGTTTTTAATTGACCCAGGCACATATGTTTATGGTTCCGATCCTTTTTGGCGGGAATATTTCCGGGGTACATCGGCTCACAATACCGTGCGTATTGACGGGCTGAACCAGAGCGAATCC from Desulfovibrio sp. JC010 encodes:
- a CDS encoding alginate lyase family protein, with translation MNRERAVWLLNRLRAMGPLEILRRCRNELYAFAQGRGYLLAPDPPVPDFSRRSAVFVPETEGMDAAEILRVADRLLDQGMDVFTLTGIECVNPQWNRDPFTGIDAPLNFGKKINFKDRNLCGDIKYLWEPGRFLQAVPPALAWRVSGNEKYLRAVRSMIESWLEQCPYMLGVHWASSLELGIRLINWSLAWQYVGGLESPMFEGEQGRAFRDRWLKSIHQHLHFINGWYSQGSSANNHLIGEAAGVFIGCCTWPFRDGCGSWKKRALGILETQARKQVWPDGAGKEQTLSYQRFVLDFMVLAHAASPQSYSEEYCAILERMAGFIHAMSDEHGNAPMIGDADDGLVCGLSLIPGNILSPARPCDTELQDSFPQGGYHIFRDEQAGLFAVVDCGPLGFGSLAAHGHADALSLYLAVGGVEFLIDPGTYVYGSDPFWREYFRGTSAHNTVRIDGLNQSESGGDFLWTSHARAQGNVERAGDIDSFRGSHDGYQRLEDPLGHRRVISFKRQERCISVRDELLCTADHSAEQFWHFSEDCRVEVVSENKVVAENSGIRISMKFAAGVRLKLFHGDESKPLGWVSRRFGVKTPSTTLVAEAALAGDTVLSVEIFY